In Macaca fascicularis isolate 582-1 chromosome X, T2T-MFA8v1.1, one DNA window encodes the following:
- the SYP gene encoding synaptophysin isoform X1 yields the protein MLLLADMDVVNQLVAGGQFRVVKEPLGFVKVLQWVFAIFAFATCGSYSGELQLSVDCANKTESDLSIEVEFEYPFRGPELGWESKVNMRKGENKVQIPTLTFPCQLCDFRLHQVYFDAPTCRGGTTKVFLVGDYSSSAEFFVTVAVFAFLYSMGALATYIFLQNKYRENNKGPMLDFLATAVFAFMWLVSSSAWAKGLSDVKMATDPENIIKEMPVCRQTGNTCKELRDPVTSGLNTSVVFGFLNLVLWVGNLWFVFKETGWAAPFLRAPPGAPEKQPAPGDAYGDAGYGQGPGGYGPQDSYGPQGGYQPDYGQPAGGGGGGYGPQGDYGQQGYGPQGAPTSFSNQM from the exons ATGCTGCTGCTGGCAGACATGGACGTGGTGAATCAG CTGGTGGCTGGGGGTCAGTTCCGGGTGGTCAAGGAGCCCCTCGGCTTTGTGAAGGTGCTGCAATGG GTCTTCGCCATCTTCGCCTTTGCCACATGCGGCAGCTACAGTGGGGAGCTCCAGCTGAGCGTGGATTGTGCCAACAAGACCGAGAGTGACCTCAGCATCGAGGTCGAGTTCGAGTACCCCTTCAG ggGACCTGAACTGGGGTGGGAGAGCAAAGTCAACATGAGGAAGGGAGAAAACAAGGTTCAGATCCCAACTCTGACATTCccttgccagctgtgtgactttag GCTGCACCAAGTGTACTTTGATGCACCCACCTGCCGAGGGGGCACCACCAAGGTCTTCTTAGTTGGGGACTACTCCTCGTCAGCCGAATTCTTTGTCACCGTGGCTGTGTTTGCCTTCCTCTACTCCATGGGGGCTCTGGCCACCTACATCTTCCTGCAGAACAAGTACCGAGAGAATAACAAAGGGCCCATGCTG GACTTTCTGGCCACGGCTGTGTTTGCCTTCATGTGGCTAGTTAGCTCATCGGCATGGGCCAAGGGGCTGTCAGATGTGAAGATGGCCACAGACCCAGAGAACATTATCAAGGAGATGCCCGTCTGCCGCCAGACAGGGAACACATGCAAGGAACTGAGAGACCCTGTGACCTCGGGACTCAACACCTCGGTG GTGTTCGGCTTCCTGAACCTGGTGCTCTGGGTCGGCAACCTGTGGTTCGTGTTTAAGGAGACAGGCTGGGCCGCCCCGTTCCTGCGCGCGCCTCCCGGCGCCCCCGAGAAACAACCGGCACCCGGGGACGCCTACGGAGATGCGGGCTACGGGCAGGGCCCCGGCGGGTACGGGCCCCAGGATTCCTACGGGCCTCAGGGCGGCTACCAGCCTGACTACGGTCAACCAGCCGGCGGCGGTGGCGGTGGGTACGGGCCTCAGGGCGACTATGGGCAGCAAGGCTACGGCCCGCAGGGTGCACCCACCTCCTTCTCCAATCAGATGTAG
- the SYP gene encoding synaptophysin isoform X3, whose protein sequence is MLLLADMDVVNQLVAGGQFRVVKEPLGFVKVLQWDFLATAVFAFMWLVSSSAWAKGLSDVKMATDPENIIKEMPVCRQTGNTCKELRDPVTSGLNTSVVFGFLNLVLWVGNLWFVFKETGWAAPFLRAPPGAPEKQPAPGDAYGDAGYGQGPGGYGPQDSYGPQGGYQPDYGQPAGGGGGGYGPQGDYGQQGYGPQGAPTSFSNQM, encoded by the exons ATGCTGCTGCTGGCAGACATGGACGTGGTGAATCAG CTGGTGGCTGGGGGTCAGTTCCGGGTGGTCAAGGAGCCCCTCGGCTTTGTGAAGGTGCTGCAATGG GACTTTCTGGCCACGGCTGTGTTTGCCTTCATGTGGCTAGTTAGCTCATCGGCATGGGCCAAGGGGCTGTCAGATGTGAAGATGGCCACAGACCCAGAGAACATTATCAAGGAGATGCCCGTCTGCCGCCAGACAGGGAACACATGCAAGGAACTGAGAGACCCTGTGACCTCGGGACTCAACACCTCGGTG GTGTTCGGCTTCCTGAACCTGGTGCTCTGGGTCGGCAACCTGTGGTTCGTGTTTAAGGAGACAGGCTGGGCCGCCCCGTTCCTGCGCGCGCCTCCCGGCGCCCCCGAGAAACAACCGGCACCCGGGGACGCCTACGGAGATGCGGGCTACGGGCAGGGCCCCGGCGGGTACGGGCCCCAGGATTCCTACGGGCCTCAGGGCGGCTACCAGCCTGACTACGGTCAACCAGCCGGCGGCGGTGGCGGTGGGTACGGGCCTCAGGGCGACTATGGGCAGCAAGGCTACGGCCCGCAGGGTGCACCCACCTCCTTCTCCAATCAGATGTAG
- the SYP gene encoding synaptophysin isoform X2, producing MLLLADMDVVNQLVAGGQFRVVKEPLGFVKVLQWVFAIFAFATCGSYSGELQLSVDCANKTESDLSIEVEFEYPFRLHQVYFDAPTCRGGTTKVFLVGDYSSSAEFFVTVAVFAFLYSMGALATYIFLQNKYRENNKGPMLDFLATAVFAFMWLVSSSAWAKGLSDVKMATDPENIIKEMPVCRQTGNTCKELRDPVTSGLNTSVVFGFLNLVLWVGNLWFVFKETGWAAPFLRAPPGAPEKQPAPGDAYGDAGYGQGPGGYGPQDSYGPQGGYQPDYGQPAGGGGGGYGPQGDYGQQGYGPQGAPTSFSNQM from the exons ATGCTGCTGCTGGCAGACATGGACGTGGTGAATCAG CTGGTGGCTGGGGGTCAGTTCCGGGTGGTCAAGGAGCCCCTCGGCTTTGTGAAGGTGCTGCAATGG GTCTTCGCCATCTTCGCCTTTGCCACATGCGGCAGCTACAGTGGGGAGCTCCAGCTGAGCGTGGATTGTGCCAACAAGACCGAGAGTGACCTCAGCATCGAGGTCGAGTTCGAGTACCCCTTCAG GCTGCACCAAGTGTACTTTGATGCACCCACCTGCCGAGGGGGCACCACCAAGGTCTTCTTAGTTGGGGACTACTCCTCGTCAGCCGAATTCTTTGTCACCGTGGCTGTGTTTGCCTTCCTCTACTCCATGGGGGCTCTGGCCACCTACATCTTCCTGCAGAACAAGTACCGAGAGAATAACAAAGGGCCCATGCTG GACTTTCTGGCCACGGCTGTGTTTGCCTTCATGTGGCTAGTTAGCTCATCGGCATGGGCCAAGGGGCTGTCAGATGTGAAGATGGCCACAGACCCAGAGAACATTATCAAGGAGATGCCCGTCTGCCGCCAGACAGGGAACACATGCAAGGAACTGAGAGACCCTGTGACCTCGGGACTCAACACCTCGGTG GTGTTCGGCTTCCTGAACCTGGTGCTCTGGGTCGGCAACCTGTGGTTCGTGTTTAAGGAGACAGGCTGGGCCGCCCCGTTCCTGCGCGCGCCTCCCGGCGCCCCCGAGAAACAACCGGCACCCGGGGACGCCTACGGAGATGCGGGCTACGGGCAGGGCCCCGGCGGGTACGGGCCCCAGGATTCCTACGGGCCTCAGGGCGGCTACCAGCCTGACTACGGTCAACCAGCCGGCGGCGGTGGCGGTGGGTACGGGCCTCAGGGCGACTATGGGCAGCAAGGCTACGGCCCGCAGGGTGCACCCACCTCCTTCTCCAATCAGATGTAG
- the SYP gene encoding synaptophysin isoform X4: MGALATYIFLQNKYRENNKGPMLDFLATAVFAFMWLVSSSAWAKGLSDVKMATDPENIIKEMPVCRQTGNTCKELRDPVTSGLNTSVVFGFLNLVLWVGNLWFVFKETGWAAPFLRAPPGAPEKQPAPGDAYGDAGYGQGPGGYGPQDSYGPQGGYQPDYGQPAGGGGGGYGPQGDYGQQGYGPQGAPTSFSNQM, translated from the exons ATGGGGGCTCTGGCCACCTACATCTTCCTGCAGAACAAGTACCGAGAGAATAACAAAGGGCCCATGCTG GACTTTCTGGCCACGGCTGTGTTTGCCTTCATGTGGCTAGTTAGCTCATCGGCATGGGCCAAGGGGCTGTCAGATGTGAAGATGGCCACAGACCCAGAGAACATTATCAAGGAGATGCCCGTCTGCCGCCAGACAGGGAACACATGCAAGGAACTGAGAGACCCTGTGACCTCGGGACTCAACACCTCGGTG GTGTTCGGCTTCCTGAACCTGGTGCTCTGGGTCGGCAACCTGTGGTTCGTGTTTAAGGAGACAGGCTGGGCCGCCCCGTTCCTGCGCGCGCCTCCCGGCGCCCCCGAGAAACAACCGGCACCCGGGGACGCCTACGGAGATGCGGGCTACGGGCAGGGCCCCGGCGGGTACGGGCCCCAGGATTCCTACGGGCCTCAGGGCGGCTACCAGCCTGACTACGGTCAACCAGCCGGCGGCGGTGGCGGTGGGTACGGGCCTCAGGGCGACTATGGGCAGCAAGGCTACGGCCCGCAGGGTGCACCCACCTCCTTCTCCAATCAGATGTAG